The Xenopus laevis strain J_2021 chromosome 4L, Xenopus_laevis_v10.1, whole genome shotgun sequence genomic sequence GCGCTGTAGCTGAGTCCGTAACAGCTCGGCCTACAGCTATACAGATCTCACGGCAGCTACTGAGAAGCGATGGGATTGCTGGATTATACAAAGGCCTGGGGGCCACATTGCTAAGGTGAGCCTTGTCCAGACAACTAGGCAGGTAAAAAGTAATGGCAAATGCTCAAAAGTTTGCTGCATTCAAGCTTGTATCCCTGGATTGCAGCCTACAGCCTAAGCATGGGTTAGTGGAAGCTCAGCCATGTATCTGTACAGTGCCTCCCTTAACAAATTCGTCCATTTCACAAAAGATGAagtattttgggggtacagtatgtatgtaccaGCTTTGCTCACTGTTCAGGAGTGATTTGGGCCTATTCTTCCAGACAGATTTGCTATTGGCTACTAATTTGGACAGATCATGGCTTTCCTGTGGAATGTTATACAGTTTATGACATCACTCATCCAATTTATATAGTTTGTTtcattaataacatttttatgcagTGTTAGATCTGGTTCTTCCACATAAAGGGGAAGCCCAGTCCTAACAGGTAACTCATATATCAAATTAACTATTGACCATTTGCCACAAGGTATATGCTATGCTATATCAGTACTACTAGGTCCAACAAAGGGCCAAATATCAGGTGGACTCCACCTTTTAGTCCATCAAGTGCCTTTCACCTTCATTAAGTTATAAGGCAAGATATACACAGCCTGAAGTCCATCACAAGCACCTTGGACCATTAAGCATGGGTCCACAATGAATTATGGGAACCTTCggcctatttataaaacagtATATGGTGTATTATGTCACCATTcaatacttttaaaggagaactaaagcttaactaaagaagtagctagaaatgttgtacgtgattttttgtgcttctgtaccagcccaaggcaaccacagcctttagcagtaaagatctgtgtctccaaagatgccccagtagctccccatcttcttttctgctgattcactgcacatgctctgtgctgctgtcacttactgagcttagggacccactcacaatatacagtacacatagaatagaaatgacacaatataaggctgattagtaattaatacagataaatactacatggcagcacagaaaccagtgcaattagcatcagaatttaaccaACCGGTCTTGTAGCATcagttcattttctgcttgataatttgcaacaacccctaagcttaacttctcaacagctgctcagagaccactgagcatgtgagtgtcacagacactttccaaaatggtgacccccctaggataagtttgaagtcctggatcattgctgctattgagaagcggaaactttaggctggtgcaataagtttactatattaaaaatggcatttttagccacattcatttttagggtttagttctcctttaattactgtTGATTCAAGTCCAAATTTTAATTGTTTCTACCCATCTCTTTCCTCAGAGATGTCCCTTTCTCCATAATATACTTTCCTCTCTTCGCCAACTTGAACAAGCTGGGCCAGAAGACCCCCGACGGAAAATCCCCCTTTTTTGTGTCCTTCCTTTCAGGCTGTGCAGCTGGTTGcactgctgctgttgctgttAATCCGTGTGATGGTGAGTCCTTGAAAAAAAGTGGGTCAGGGAGACGATGGCTGTCAAAGACAAATGAGATAAGCTAATGCCATAGAAGACGTGGCTTGtaaagaaagaggaataataatcCCAGAAATTTGCATTTCAGGTTGATGAGACATTAGTCAGAGAATTAGGGTAATGTTGCACAGGCAGGTTCTGTTGCCTCAGTCTTCTCAAGGATTGAGCCAAGTGCATGTGTAGTGAGAATGGTGGtgatttttgcctattttttcaCTGTGATATTTCCTAGGAATAGCGACAACATGCCATTACACTCTGCATATTTCAGACTAGATTGTTACTTTGCATAACAAATGGGCACATTCTTCCAGTACTGATCATATAAGCGTTTCACATTGCCAAAAAAGTACTTAGCAAAGCTACAATTAATTGTTGTTAGAGGAAGAATCATGAGAGCGTTCTCTTTGTGTTCCTCTTGGCAGTATGATAAGCTGGCCGGTTTTCAGACTTGTTTAAATGCTATTGTGTATCCCTTCTCAGGGGCCTTCCATTTCCCAATCTGTATTCACGAATGTCACATTACACTAGCTACATGAAAACCTCAATCAGACACCACCTCATGACACAAGTATGCCCTGCTGTAACTAGAGATACTGTCTGTGCCCACACAGGGATTGTACCATTCTGTGCACATCCCCTGACCATGTCTCATGTGTGCATTGCTTGTATTTCAGTGATTAAGACAAGGCTGCAGTCATTACAGCGAGGGGTTAATGAAGATACCTACTCAGGAATCATAGACTGTGCCAGGTAAATATGTAACCATAAGGTATACAACTACACTGATCGAACAGACTGTAAATACTCTATTTACAGTGGTACTTGAAATTTTGTAGAGCCTTTTTAGGTAAAAATATGTGGTCTTTTTTTTCACTCAAGTCCTAAAACTAGATAATGataatccaattaaaaaaatagtcAAAATCCTAATgtatttttagggcagagacacacggtcagattccgggagattagtcgcccaaaattgctctttgggacgactaatctccctgaattgccttcccaccgactagaatgtaaatcgcttcgttttctgaagtcgccagaagtttacTCACTTCGggcaacttaggaaaacgaagcgctctgactgccatcccgccagcgatttacattctagccggcaggaaggcaattcagggagattagttgtcccaaAGAGACgacttcaggcgactaatctccccgaatctgaccgtgtctcTGCCCATCCTGGTCTAGAGGCAGCAAAGCAGGTCCAAACAATGATACTGCCACTGGACTGGGGGCTGCTGCCTCGGggcccccccccaccccctgcGCCCCCACCCCAGACACAAAGCACTATCACTACCATTAATATGAGTACtaaagggtatatttattaatggttgaacagacactgcaggataaatacattCTATTGACTTGTATATTCATTTTCTCTGGCAAACTGTGTTGAACTGTCTGGTCACCGTTTGATAGAAATGACCCTTTGTGCACATGCATCAACTTGATAACATTTAGCATCCTGTAGTAACTCTAAATTGGAGGCACAAGCagatttttgatttaaaaaaaaattgacttaaaATGCAGATGTGTAAATCTCTTAAGGCAAAATACTAATCATCCTTCGCCAGCTCTTCCATTTAAGACAGGAGACAGAATGAAGTGCAGTCTgaatcatgcatctaaattactTTGCAGGATCGTATAGGTCACGTTTCATAAATTagctgttaaaggggtagttcatcttaaaatgaactttaaacaTAGTGTGGTTTGTGGTATTCTAAAACAATGCCCAATTAGTCTTCTGAAACCTCACAACAAgactgcatatacaggtatgggaactgttatctagaaagctctgaattacaggagcCCCGTCTcgcataaactccattttaataaaataattacaattttaaaaaaatatttcttttttctttgtgataacacagtaccttgtacttgatcctaactaatatataagtctatataatcTATTGATGTGCGGGTCGGCATGGAACCCGTGGGTTCGGGccagctcctgcacaaaatcttcaggcCACGGGTGGGTCCAGTTTgggctcttctcctgctctccccacctagCTTTCGGCCCCTAAAATTATAGACTCATGCCTGCCCCAGCCCCCACCCCGTTTGTGATGTCAttgcggggcgggtctataaatagagggagaACTGCAGGCCGAGCCGGATGTCGGTTTGGAGGGTCGGGTGCGGTTCTTGACCTGCACACCACTAaagtaatcctttttggaggcaaaacaaccctattgtgtttaattcatgtttaaatgattctttagtcAATTTAATGTATGgagtccaaattatggaaagaccccttatccgtaaaccaccatgtcccgagcattctgaataacagatctcatacctgtacaattattatacaacaaaggggaaaaaaaacatgagaaaacaTTGCTGCACTGATACTGACTGGCAAAAGCTGAGGAGGGTGTCTGTCACTCAGCTCGAAAAAGGAAAAGGGCAGAATTTTATACATAAAAGATGaaatataatgaatattattttatacacagtATAATGAACCATATATTAGTGCACTGCAAAGAGTGATCTCTTTATCCTTTGACCTGTACCTCATTTTATTGAggctattgttatttttaattatggACCTGTAACCCTTGTTGTGCCTTTGCAGAAAGATCTGGAGAAGTGAGGGTCCTGCTGCCTTCTTGAAGGGAGCTTACTGCCGAGCCCTGGTCATTGCTCCACTTTTTGGCATCGCTCAGGTCATCTACTTTATTGGAATCGGAGAATTCTTGCTGGGATTATTACCTTCTCGGCGTGATTAATGTTGATGCAAGTACACAAGCCCTCTATTAGTTTAGGGTATCCTCAAGGTACCCTTATTTTGGCTGCTCTTGCCACATTCCTTCTATAATGGGACATCCCTGTCTCTCCATATTAATGACAGGTTGTTTTATAAGCCAATCTGGCCCATCAAACCCCAGTTCTCAGTACAGTGGTATGGTCCACAGTTGTCCTAATGTGCTGCAGAACTCCTCAACCAATCAAATGACCTCTTTATCTGTATTACACAGAGGAAACCCATCTTGTTAAGAAACAATAACCCCTGTTACTGTTTGGGGGTTCAGACAGCTTTACCCTTCAACTTGGCAAAAAGGGGTATTGTTGATGGGTCTACCAAAAGATAGCAATCTTTCTATTAGGTGTAATAACCATTTTCTTGCTGCATGGACTAGCAACATGGTGTAATTACAGGGTAGGCACTATCAGTTTGATGCTGGCATCAACATTTTAATAtcaaaatcccaggtcccaaaatATTAGATTTGTAACATAGGCCCTTTTTAAATGTATGATAATGAATTTGGTAATGAATTCGGCACCAGTCTTGCTTTGTCTTGAGCTTTAAGTGTGTGTGCCCTCAGATCTCTAAATATTTCTACCATCGGTCACTATGTTAGATGCAAATCAGAAGGATCAGAAGCAAAATTGCCCTTGCATATGCTTTTGTCTGATAACAGAATAATGCCCAATGTAAGACATATGTTGGCACTGGCAGTTGCATACAATGCACAGGCTGAgactagtaaccaatcagatagttttatttaataaagtgtttagttattgttttattcttttaattatcTGGCCTCTGGGATCTTTTAATTGTAGAGCCCCTATGCCGGCACCTCCTGAAGCTCCCTGATTTGCACAGTTAGGGAGTGGGTAGTGTGGGGCCCTACGTGCTTCCTCCTGCCCTCCCCTCAATCAGCACGTGATCCAGTGTGCAAGAAGCAGTACTCTATGCTCTTAAAACGAGTGCAGAGGCCTCTGGGTACTTGCAGGACACAATGTACAAAGTGCATTAAAATGGCCGATTGTAGCTTGCATTGTAGAAGACCCCTATTGTGTGAATTtgtatctatatacagtaaaaaccacaaatgctacCATATTGCTAACCTTGACTCAGGCCTTCTTAATGGATTTCAATGATTTATTTATCATCACTAGATAATGGTGATATTTTTAAGACAATAGAGAATATTTCAGCAGAGCCATGTAATATGACAAATTATTTACATATGCAGGAATATTCTGGCCACGCGATGCTATACCCTCATCTTACggtttaaaggtggccacagacattACAagtacgatctttcctggaaaagatctttcctggaaagattgtcgtttcaatacacacacagattttaacagataaggtggccatagacacacagatcctatcgtacgaatcgaggattcgtacgattttcggatcgtgtgtggcgtgtgccgacatctttcgtccggaggagatcggccgtttggtcgatcggtcaggtttgattttgacccgaccgatcccgctggaacccagggcacatcgtaatcggatcgttcggccatacggccaaacaatcagattacacccgatatagccatgtttgttaatggcatatcgggggaaagatccgctcgtttgccgatgttgccaaacgagcagatctttgatctatggtcaccttaaaggtgaaaaaacacaagcaaagatctgattggttgctatgagcaacatcaccagcaatgtttcactccactttttacacagcatgatagtGTCAACACAGTTACattattcatatcagtccctcCCCCAGTTGATCTTATAAACTAAAGTCCCtatgatattttattttgcaccgcTGGCCTTTGACATAGCAGTGGTGACCAATACAAAGGAAATCACTATGGGTTGATTTGATTCCTCCTACTCTTTAGCTTTGAGGTCACATTTATGTTTTAAAGCCCAAAAAGGATCAAAATGCCTAAATCTATATCTTACACTTGCCAAAGTGGTGCTGACAGTAGTGATGATTGGGATAATTTCAGGAAGTGGTGAATAGCAGATGGCCGTAACACAACACCGTACATAGTGCTTACAGTTTTAACAGGTAGTGTATCGGTGACAATCAACTGGGTGGGTAAGTGTCATGAATAGCAGTGATGTCATTTGGACAGGAAACCTAAGCTATAATAAAATTTGCTATTAGCTGGACTTTTGCAGCAATTTAGTCATAGCACATGGTAGTAATGGAATGGGGATAGGTAGGCAGGCATTTGACTACTAATGCAGCAACCTTTTACCACTCCAGCTACAGCAGCATTACAAATCCCACCTTCATCTTGCAGCTGAACTCCAGATAGG encodes the following:
- the slc25a22.L gene encoding mitochondrial glutamate carrier 1; translated protein: MADKQISLPAKLINGGIAGLIGVTCVFPIDLAKTRLQNQQNGQRMYTSMSDCLIKTIRSEGYFGMYRGAAVNLTLVTPEKAIKLAANDFFRQALSKDGKKLTLVKEMLAGCGAGMCQVIVTTPMEMLKIQLQDAGRLAAQKKLMASQAGPNSAVAESVTARPTAIQISRQLLRSDGIAGLYKGLGATLLRDVPFSIIYFPLFANLNKLGQKTPDGKSPFFVSFLSGCAAGCTAAVAVNPCDVIKTRLQSLQRGVNEDTYSGIIDCARKIWRSEGPAAFLKGAYCRALVIAPLFGIAQVIYFIGIGEFLLGLLPSRRD